CGATGAGAAGTTCGATGAAGTCTTTCGGATGCTGAAGAAAGAGGCGAAAATTCCCGGATTCCGCCCCGGCAAGGCGCCCATGTCGGTAGTCAAGTCACGTTTCGGTAACGACGCGCGATCTGAAGTCGGCGAAACCCTTATTCAGGACGCGTTTCAGGAAATTATCAAGGAAGCCAAGCTCTCACCGATCGCTCCGCCTGTCCTTTCGGAGGTGGACTTCAAGGATGGTGAGCCGATCAAATTCACGGCGAGTATTGAAGTCGCACCGGATGTGAAGCTCGATAAAATCGATGGTTTCACGATTAAGAAACCATCTGAAGTCATAACGGATGCTGATGCTGAGATGGCTTACAGTTCAATCCTTGAGATGTATGCCTCGCTGGAACCATCCGATGAGCCGGCGGTGGAAGGCAACCACCTGACTGTCGACATGGAGAAGATTTCCGATCCCGACAACAGAATGAAGGAATCTGAATTCAAGGACTTCTCGGTCGAGTTGTCGAGAGAGACATCGCTGCCTTCATTTATCGACGCACTTGTGGGTACAAAGGCTGGGGATGAACGCGAGGTGACGGTCGATTATCCGGCAGACTATGCAGAGAAATCGCTTGCTGGATCGACTCTCAAGTTCAAAGTAAGGGTGACCGCTGTAAAGAAGAGAGTTCCCCCGGAGCTGAATGATGAGTTTTTCAAGAAATTCGGCGAGGAGTTGAAGTCGGTCGACGAACTCAAGGCGAAGATCAAGAGTGATCTCGAGATGCGTCGCAAGAAGGAGATCCAGGAGGATATCCGCGAGCAGGCGATCAAATCGGTGATCTTTCACAATCAATTCGAGATGCCCCAATCGCTGCTGGAATCGTATCTCGATGATGTCGTCGAGGATTTCAGAAAGCAGCAGAAGGGTCAGAAAATCGACGAGGCCGAGCTCAGGCAGAAATACCGTGCAGTCGGCATTCGGATGATACGATGGAACATTCTCATGTATGAAATAGCTGAATCGAAGGGAATCAAGGTCGAAAAGGACGATA
The sequence above is a segment of the Candidatus Zixiibacteriota bacterium genome. Coding sequences within it:
- the tig gene encoding trigger factor, whose protein sequence is MDYTYNITEEKDCKRIIDIEIPKNKVDEKFDEVFRMLKKEAKIPGFRPGKAPMSVVKSRFGNDARSEVGETLIQDAFQEIIKEAKLSPIAPPVLSEVDFKDGEPIKFTASIEVAPDVKLDKIDGFTIKKPSEVITDADAEMAYSSILEMYASLEPSDEPAVEGNHLTVDMEKISDPDNRMKESEFKDFSVELSRETSLPSFIDALVGTKAGDEREVTVDYPADYAEKSLAGSTLKFKVRVTAVKKRVPPELNDEFFKKFGEELKSVDELKAKIKSDLEMRRKKEIQEDIREQAIKSVIFHNQFEMPQSLLESYLDDVVEDFRKQQKGQKIDEAELRQKYRAVGIRMIRWNILMYEIAESKGIKVEKDDIDKWIDTFADRYNITVDQARRMLEQSKKVQDVRETVLEAKVMSYILDNSEIVDA